In Scophthalmus maximus strain ysfricsl-2021 chromosome 5, ASM2237912v1, whole genome shotgun sequence, the sequence AGGTTCTCCGCAACGCCATCCTGTCCAGAGCCCCGCACATGATTCGAGACAGGAAGTACCACCTCAAGACGTACAGGTAGGAGTTTGATTGTCTACAATTACAAAATGATGAACGTGTAGCATCAGGTTTTggtaacatttttttggttgtgttcctgtgtgtgtgttgcagacagTGCTGTGTGGGCACAGAGCTGGTTGATTGGCTGGTGCTGCAGAGTGCATGTGTGCTCACGCGGTCCCATGCTGTTGGGATGTGGCAGGCGCTGCTGGAAGAAGGGGTACTGAACCACGGTAACTCAAACCTTAGCTGTCTTTATAATTTTCTCATCAGCTGTCAAGTTCAGTTATTTACATCACATCTTGTTGTGACATAGTGCTGACACTTCCCAAACCTCTGATTATTCATTTACACACTGTTCATTCCATACATTTGAATTTTGTGTGGAAACAGATTATGAAATGGAAGATACATTCTGGAAACTGTGTTGGAGGGTGGGTTTTGAATCTGAACATCAATCACAGTCAGCGTCAGTGGAAATTAATTAGAGGTTTTAAAGCATGAGTATAAAATATAGATTCAGTCTTGATCTCAGATTCATACACTTCAAAGACGAtgtctgaaattatttttagagatgaaaaacaaacaaaccaaaaaacaactaTGTTTAAAGGTGTCAATGTGTcttttgatgtgtttgtgtgtgtgtttgcgcttATCTGCTCTTAAGTGGACCAGGAGCTGGGTTTCCAGGACAAGTACCTGTTCTACCGTTTCcttgatgatgaggaggaggacactcCATTGCCtagtgaggaggagaaaagggagagtgaggaagagctGCCGGAGACCATCCTCTTCCTCGCTCAGATTGGCCCTGATTCCCTGCTGCGGATGATCCTCAGGAAATCGTCAGTcagccaataataataatgcattccTTACATCACACTGGCAACACTTACAATACACATTACCATTCACTGTGTAGAATACGTTCACGTAAATCGAGAAAGCTCATTTCCTCATTCCCCCTTCCTGCCCTTTTCACAAACATCATTTACTGCTCTACTGcaatatgttttgtatttcaacaTTGCTGGACAGTTTGCGTATTAAACCAAATGTGATCCAAAACCATTATGTGACATACAGTGTCATAATTTGAAATAATACAACCAAATATTCTGTAAcaactgcactgtgtgtgtgtgtgtgtgtgtgtgtgtgtgtgtgtgtgtgtgtgtgtgtgtgtgtgtgtgtgtgtgtgtgtgtgtgtgtgtgtgtgtgtgtgtgtgtgtgtgtgtgtgtgtgtgtgtgtgtgtgtgtgtgtgtgtgtgtgtgtgtgtgtgtgtaggcctgGTCAGAGGACAGGAGATGACCTCGAGATCATCTATGATGAGCTGCTTCACATCAAGGCCTTAGCTCACCTCTCCAACACTGTGAGTCAGAGGGTCCACTTCtcctttaaagggacagtacaGGTTTTTGTCTTTACTAGTAGAGGGAGGAGTTGGTGTCACTGTCAGCAATCCTCTTACTTCCTCTTGTAATGGGACACAGTTTTACACACAGCTGAACATGTAATATTTATTACAGTGTTGGCCATCGTTCACCCCGTTGAGGAGATCCCAAGTCTGTCACAGCTCCAGTCCAGAATAAATATGACATGTTCAGCTACTGGATGCAGTCACTTTATTATAACATTACAAATGACACAAAGCGCATCCCAAGGGATTCATAACCAAATGGCATGAATCAAGTTTTTAataataagttgttttttttctcaatgacATCTATTATCCCTCTGAACACATACATTatcattatattaattattacatAAATTACAGCAAACTAAACTTGCATACAACAAAACATAGTCCTTTCATTGGAGAATAATGTAATTTGCTAAAATTATGCAACAAATTGTTGTCTGCGCTTTTTCATgcactgtaaacaaaaataaatattttggaCTGTAAGGACTCCCACGTCACTGAATCCTTCAAAATCTGACCTGTGTGTATtagccctcacacacactggtgcaTTATAGCTAAATCCAGTAAGACATTACTTTTGAAACTGTGTATTCTGGTTCGCAGGTGAAGAGGGAACTGGCAAGCGTCGTGATTTTCGAGTCACATGCAAAAGCTGGAACCGTGTGTGAGTTTACACTTTGTCCTAGAaatcttttttcctttgtctaTATCCAGTTTGTCATTCAATATTTTGACGGCGCACTGAGATAGCTTCTGTTATGATTTGACACCATATAGTAAATGCACCATCTACTGTATTCCTTGGTTTTCAAGTTAAATATCTGTATGTGAATGAATGGAGAAGTGCCACAGTTCCAGGAACCAAGAACCAAGCCGATGGGACATTCTGGGCATTTCTTAGTACTGCTGAAAACATATTGATATGGCAACAAATGGATTTTTAAAGTTCTATTCAAATTTTTTGTGTCTTACTTTGATGCATACTCGTGCTTTAAGATGTAAGCAAAAATATGATGTTGCCATGGAGTGAGTGACTGTAGTTAGCCGTGGGCTATTTTTTGCCTGTATTTATTGCCTCGGGTGCGTAGGcttaaaagcaaaaacattttaccaAGCATAAAGAACACCCACACACCGATTAAACACTCCCAAGATGTGTCAATTTTGGCACCAAAGTATGCTGAATAAGCTTATTAGTATTTCCTGTATTTACTCTTATACAgtacaaaaactttttttccccttctcagGCAAATCCTGGAAAAATTAGcatctttattctttatttatgtattgtGTAATAATAGACATTCATTTTTGATGGACATTGGAGTTAATGATATCCTCAAGGAACCGTTGGTCGCACTGAATCTAAAAATATGTGcatcatgtctgtctgtttaaAATCTGTCCCTCCTCCCCTGGGGAGGCCACGCCTCACAGTTTAAACCTCTGGTGTCTCAGGATGAATGAGGGTGTTTgctattaatgtgtttttcctccttatCCTTCAGTGTTCAACCAAGGAGAGGAGGGCACATCATGGTACATCATCCAGAAGGGCTCTGTCAATGTGGTTATCTATGGcaaggtgtgtgtttctgtgtgcatgtgcatgaatGGATTCATCCACCTACAtgctcatgttttcttttttatttgccacATGAGCATTGTTGCagttttctgcttcatttgacGACATTTCGCTCACATGTACTTAATCAAAATGTGCAGCTCATCATGTCTGGATGGAGGCGAGCGGCAGCAGGATGCTGGTGTTTCCCCCGAGAGGCTGGGAACCACCAGCAGTGGAGTCTGGCAAAACTGCTCAGCTCACCGTGACTCATCACTATGATTAAATGGCCTTGGAGATTGTGCGCGTACACAAATGTATAATCGCACAACCACTACACAGGCTGATACACTGTACATGGTCATGTTCAGTGATCAAAATAAATTTAGTCTATTTGCTTGTTTGTACCTtgaaatgtgcgtgtgtttgtgtgtgtccatgtgtacaattatgcatgtgtgtgcaaatttgtTTGCCCCAGGGCGTGGTGTGCACGCTCCATGAGGGCGACGACTTTGGGAAGTTGGCGCTTGTCACAGATTCACCTCGTGCTGCCTCCATTGTCCTGAGAGAGGACAACTGCCACTTCCTCCGTGTGGACAAGGAAGATTTCAACAGGATACTCAGGGTAGGCTGACGGGCTGGACATTTATCTCGAGCTTGATGGGATACAAGTGTTGTCACACACAGGCATCAAACTACTCCCCTCGTCCCAAACTTGTTACAAATTCATTGAGAAACCAACATTTCTTAACTGAAGAGTCAAATGTTAGACGTGAGCCACTGTACACCtttgaaaggaaagaaaaatgtatagaTCTCTTCATTATCCAAAGCATTATACTGCACTATGTATCTGGTATGTACCGCTGTTTAATAGAGATGTTTGTCTCCCTCCTGTGGCTCGTGATgcattacattttgtacatcTTACCTTCATATTTGACGTGCAGTGAGTCTGAGTTGtgggctttttttctgcaggatgtGGAAGCCAACACAGTGCGTTTGAAAGAACATGAACAAGCCGTGCTGGTGTTAGAAAAGAGTCCTCGATCCTCGACCCTGGGAAGCatcaagtatgtgtgtgtttggacacaACATGTCTGCATATAGCACCAACAAATGTACATACCGACATATATggaagtggtaaaaaaaaaaagcaactgtgTATGCTAGTCTCTCATTCTCTTAAAAGTATTTATGAAACACTTTTTCTCCCATCACCTTCTGAAGGTACACCGTGATATCAGGAACGCCAGAGAAGATTCTAGAGCACTTCCTGGAGAACATGAGGATGGACATACATCACAATGACCCAGGTAGCCTGTGGACATGGGATGGATTGAATTTAGAAAGATTATTAAGATTATCTTGTGCCATATACTGCAGGTAATAGTATGTTGTTATTAAAAAAGTAATCACTTCTCTTTTGAGTCTAGATTATTCACTGTGATACTTTGTTCTACGTTATGGACCATTGATTTAACTaatgaaatgtttccttttttaccTTAAGTTTTGAATTCACGTTCCAAAATGTTCTGAACTCCATCCCTGTTGCTATTTAACGTTCCAGAGATAGTGCAGGCACGCTATGATAATGATGAATGGCACTTTCACAATCTTTCTTAGCCTCCTGATTCTCTTGCACTTCATTTCCCCTCTGACTCTCTTCCCTCCTGCCcgctctgtttttcttctcatgcgTCAGACCCAGCAGTGGATGACTTTCTCCTCATGCAGTGTGTCTTCATGCCCAACAGCCAGCTCTGCCCTCTACTCATGGCACAATATCCTTTCTGCCTTTACTCTCTCTGGCTCTTTCTGCCCTGGGCAAAACTTTAAATccagtgacattttttcaatGAACCAAAAGTTTCCCGCAGACCGTTGTTCGCCTGCGTTTCCACCACATGTTCTCAAGGGGAGATGAGGCAAGTTAGGCTGCTGACACATGAACACGTGACTGCTACAACcagctgttccactccagtccaccaggcGGCAGTAATGCAGAAGACTACTCAACTACGATGATGTTATTTAAATGGAGCAACACTACTGCAACCGGAACATGTTGATCAGAAAAGAGAACATCACTGACAACGAAGTTTATTCGAAACACAAAATGCTCCACTTATTGTGCAGAAACGATTGCGTAGATTGACCTGCAGAGATGAGACACTGGAGTATTCGACCAATCAGGCATGCTCAGTATGGCAAGCTCCACCCCAGAGGTCCGGGAAATTCTGAAAAGTACCACCTACTGAGCAGAGACTATCTGGGGGTCAAAGATCTCCCCGGATCTTGATTTAGACCCTGAACCCTGTGGTGGTGGAAATACAGTGAGTTCCTGCAAAGGTTCCTCATTCTTGGGAAAAGCTCCTGTGGTGGTGGCCATTCATATTGTCTGCGATACCTACTTATCGGGGGCACATGCAAATTTACACCAGTAGCCTGTAGCCAGCTTGTTATGTTGACAAATACTACTGACAGAAGATTGGACTGTGCAACTTCTGCAGTTCTGCTTCTGGGAGGCGCTGAAGCAGCAGTTGACCATCCAGCACTAATGAACCGCTCACCTCTTCACACCACCGTAACAAGTTGTAATCCCAGACGAGAAGGTCTTTTCTTGTCGCCTGAGTCACTGTAGAGCTCAGTGCTCAGCGCCGATGATCACACATAGTGAACAGTAAACAGTGCACCGATAGATTACAGTCATGAGTAAATTCTCCATAAGTATCAGTTGTATTTCCACTCAAGCATTTATGTCTGGTCATGTTGCTTTCCAGGATCAAGTGAGTCTGATAAGCTGCTAATTCAGATGTTATTAGAACTGGAGCTGTGACGATGTCTATGTATTTGTGTTCATCTTTAACCTGGCGTGCACCTACCACGCGGCATCTCCGCCTGGCTCCGAGCAGGAGAGGCTGGAGTATGCGCTCAACAGCAAGAGGAAGGCCGTCATTCTAGCCCTGCGCTGGGCCAACACGCACACGTACATGCTGCAGGAGGATCCTGCCGCGATCTCCTTCCTGGAGGTAAAACGCGAGCACGCCGTCAAATGACAGCACGCACCCTGTACAGATCTTCTGCAGGGGATTGAACGTGCTTCTGTCGCTCCACAGGAGCTGTACGGGAGTATAACGAATGATTCCCGGATGCTGAGAGCTCTGAAGGACTTGGTTCCTGACGTGGAGAAAATCGCCACATTCCAGTTGGTTTCCTCCGCTTCTACGTTCAACATTAAACTTTTCTACTATTGTTTTTTTGACCCGACCCTAGTCACATTTATGTATTGAGTAATTttctgcactttttctttttctcacgtTGTAGTTCAGAAGAATCCAAATCATCAAAAAAGGTATGTCCAGactactgtttatttttttttaaatgtattaaaatgttgcCTCACAGTGATGTGGATACTGAAATGTTGCCTCGTGATTTGAACAGAAATCCCTTATACGACAATTCAGCAACGGAGAGGAAAGGCTGCAGAAGAAGCAACCCATTAGGAATCATGATGACagtacgtgtgtttgtttgtctgtgtctgttagATAACCTTGTTTTGCTGCGCTTTTGGCAAGCTCAGCTTCCCAACATAAATATTTGCcagattgccatgaaatttttATGAGGATATTTAAGCTCCTGAGGAG encodes:
- the LOC118311753 gene encoding rap guanine nucleotide exchange factor 4 isoform X2 codes for the protein MESGSNNDRLTDKDNLNSDSANKAHNKIPSEKLQRTGKVLRNAILSRAPHMIRDRKYHLKTYRQCCVGTELVDWLVLQSACVLTRSHAVGMWQALLEEGVLNHVDQELGFQDKYLFYRFLDDEEEDTPLPSEEEKRESEEELPETILFLAQIGPDSLLRMILRKSPGQRTGDDLEIIYDELLHIKALAHLSNTVKRELASVVIFESHAKAGTVLFNQGEEGTSWYIIQKGSVNVVIYGKGVVCTLHEGDDFGKLALVTDSPRAASIVLREDNCHFLRVDKEDFNRILRDVEANTVRLKEHEQAVLVLEKSPRSSTLGSIKYTVISGTPEKILEHFLENMRMDIHHNDPDPAVDDFLLMQCVFMPNSQLCPLLMAHYHAASPPGSEQERLEYALNSKRKAVILALRWANTHTYMLQEDPAAISFLEELYGSITNDSRMLRALKDLVPDVEKIATFHSEESKSSKKKSLIRQFSNGEERLQKKQPIRNHDDILLKVYCSDHTYTTIRVAVAATGREVIGAVADKLGTTDELLLVHISSAGEKQMLKPNDVSVFSTSSINGRLFSCPRDQLSSLTPLPDQEGPSAGSMSTFELMSSKDLAYQMTMFDWELFSCVHEHELLYHTFGRQSFRRTTANLDLFLRRFNQVQLWVVTEVCLCGQLSKRVQLLKKFIKIAAHCREFKNLNSFFAIIMGMSNPAVSRLSQTWEKLPSKFKKFYAEFENMMDPSRNHRSYRLTVTKLDSPIIPFMPLLLKDMTFTHEGNKTFIDNMVNFEKMRIIANTIRQVRYCRSQPFNPEICQPNKNQAEVRGYVRKLGVIDNQRALTNLSYRLEPRRT